In Larimichthys crocea isolate SSNF chromosome IV, L_crocea_2.0, whole genome shotgun sequence, a genomic segment contains:
- the LOC104928418 gene encoding N-acetyllactosaminide beta-1,3-N-acetylglucosaminyltransferase 2, producing the protein MGRCCKCNGRLLCMCLLPCMMTGHLLIYILVSVFVTISYSPPKITIHYIAPGISANSSELASYPLGPFWNLRLEDSALWNQLQHAWDRQYNPILRGNITGIMRKSKVELLPEIENDCVSDCVSRKCSVPRMHGLNSLPEQMKAFISSMHCREYPLLINQPGMCRRNNSSFGLDSPMLIMAIKTQVGNFENRQAIRETWGRSGLVKGESNKKGGLVRTVFLLGRQDSSTGPHPDLKNLLELENQKYSDILQWDFRDTFFNLTLKDLLFWNWLQQYCPTAVFVFKGDDDVFVRTDALLDYLHKRWEEHNLWRVRTNETDNDLDLFVGDVINNAMPNREPSTKYYIPEHFYKGRYPAYAGGGGVVYSGSLALRLKEVSERIRLFPIDDVYLGMCLDRLGLSPIHHPGFLTFDLPESDRGNVCAYRSVLLVHKRNPKQMLTLWKQLQNLPGQC; encoded by the coding sequence ATGGGCAGATGCTGCAAATGCAACGGGAGACTGCTGTGCATGTGCTTGCTGCCTTGCATGATGACTGGCCACCTTCTTATTTATATCTTGGTGTCAGTATTTGTCACCATCTCCTACAGTCCTCCAAAAATTACCATCCACTATATTGCCCCTGGAATTTCAGCTAACTCCTCTGAGTTGGCCTCTTACCCACTTGGCCCTTTCTGGAACCTTCGTCTCGAGGACAGTGCACTATGGAACCAGTTGCAGCATGCTTGGGATCGTCAGTACAATCCAATACTGCGAGGAAACATAACTGGAATAATGAGGAAGTCAAAAGTTGAGCTTTTACCAGAGATCGAAAATGACTGcgtgtctgactgtgtgtcacGCAAGTGTTCAGTCCCTCGTATGCATGGTTTAAACAGCTTGCCGGAACAAATGAAGGCATTTATCTCTTCAATGCACTGCAGGGAGTATCCCCTCCTTATCAACCAGCCTGGTATGTGTAGGAGGAACAATAGTAGCTTTGGTCTGGATTCTCCCATGCTCATAATGGCCATCAAAACTCAAGTGGGGAACTTTGAAAACAGGCAGGCCATCCGTGAAACATGGGGACGCAGTGGGCTGGTGAAAGGGGAATCAAATAAGAAAGGTGGATTAGTGCGCACAGTGTTTTTGCTTGGAAGACAGGATTCAAGTACAGGACCCCACCCAGACCTCAAAAACCTCCTAGAGCTTGAGAACCAGAAATATAGTGATATTCTGCAGTGGGATTTCAGAGACACCTTCTTTAACTTGACCCTAAAGGACTTGCTGTTCTGGAATTGGCTCCAACAATACTGTCCcactgctgtctttgttttcaaaGGTGACGATGATGTCTTTGTTCGAACAGATGCCCTCCTGGATTACTTGCACAAGCGCTGGGAGGAGCACAACCTTTGGAGAGTACGTACAAATGAAACTGACAATgatttggatttgtttgtggGGGATGTAATCAATAATGCAATGCCAAATCGTGAGCCATCCACTAAATACTACATACCAGAACATTTCTACAAAGGCAGGTACCCCGCGTAcgctggtggaggaggggtggtgtATTCTGGCTCACTTGCATTACGGTTGAAAGAGGTTTCTGAGAGGATTCGCCTCTTCCCAATAGATGATGTGTATTTGGGCATGTGCTTGGACAGACTCGGTCTCTCTCCAATCCACCACCCAggttttttaacatttgatcTCCCAGAGTCAGACAGAGGCAATGTTTGTGCCTACAGGTCTGTTTTGCTCGTTCACAAACGGAATCCCAAGCAGATGCTGACACTATGGAAGCAGCTCCAGAACCTGCCAGGTCAATGCTGA
- the smad2 gene encoding mothers against decapentaplegic homolog 2 isoform X2, with the protein MSSILPFTPPVVKRLLGWKKTPAGNGGAGGGIGGVGEQNGGGQEEKWCEKAVKSLVKKLKKTGQLDELEKAISTQNSNTKCVTIPSNCSDLWGLGSGHTIEQWDSTGMYGYPDHSRSLDGRLQVSHRKGLPHVIYCRLWRWPDLHSHHELRAIDACQYAFNLKKDEVCVNPYHYQRVETPVLPPVLVPRHTEILTELPPLDDFTNSIPENTNFPAGIDPPNNYIPETPPPGYISEDGETSDQQMNQSSPAEMSPSTLSPVSHGLDLQPVTYSEPAFWCSIAYYELNQRVGETFHASQPSLTVDGFTDPSNSERFCLGLLSNVNRNATVEMTRRHIGRGVRLYYIGGEVFAECLSDSAIFVQSPNCNQRYGWHPATVCKIPPGCNLKIFNNQEFAALLAQSVNQGFEAVYQLTRMCTIRMSFVKGWGAEYRRQTVTSTPCWIELHLNGPLQWLDKVLTQMGSPSVRCSSMS; encoded by the exons AtgtcctccatccttcccttcACTCCCCCAGTAGTGAAACGCCTTCTGGGGTGGAAGAAGACTCCGGCCGGGAATGGAGGAGCAGGGGGAGGAATCGGAGGAGTAGGGGAGCAGAACGGAGGAGGGCAGGAGGAGAAATGGTGCGAAAAGGCGGTGAAGAGCTTGgtgaagaagctgaagaagacTGGACAGCTGGATGAGCTGGAGAAAGCCATCAGCACGCAGAACAGCAACACAAAGTGTGTCACTATACCCAG taattGCTCAGATCTATGGGGTCTAGGCTCAGGCCACACGATAGAGCAGTGGGACTCCACAGGCATGTACGGATACCCTGACCACAGCAG GTCACTGGATGGGCGTCTCCAGGTGTCCCATCGTAAGGGCCTGCCCCACGTCATCTACTGCCGCCTTTGGAGATGGCCTGACCTTCACAGCCACCATGAGCTGAGGGCCATTGATGCCTGCCAGTATGCCTTCAACCTCAAAAAGGACGAAGTGTGTGTCAATCCATACCATTACCAGAGAGTGGAGACGCCTG TGCTGCCTCCAGTGCTGGTGCCACGCCATACAGAGATTCTGACGGAGCTTCCGCCTCTAGACGACTTCACAAACTCCATCCCTGAAAACACCAACTTCCCAGCTGGCATAGACCCTCCTAATAACTATATACCAG agacTCCTCCGCCTGGCTATATAAGTGAAGATGGAGAGACCAGCGACCAGCAGATGAATCAAA GCTCACCAGCAGAAATGTCACCAAGCACCCTctcacctgtcagtcatggcCTGG accTTCAGCCGGTTACCTACAGTGAACCAGCTTTCTGGTGCTCGATAGCCTACTATGAGCTAAACCAGCGGGTCGGGGAAACATTCCACGCCTCACAGCCATCTCTGACGGTCGATGGCTTCACCGACCCCTCCAACTCTGAGCGCTTCTGTCTAGGGCTTCTCAGCAACGTCAACAGGAATGCAACTGTTGAAATGACAAGGAGACATATag GTCGTGGTGTGAGGTTGTATTACATCGGAGGGGAGGTGTTCGCAGAGTGCCTCAGTGACAGTGCCATTTTTGTCCAGAGTCCCAATTGCAACCAGCGATACGGCTGGCACCCTGCCACAGTTTGCAAGATACCTCCAG gatgtaATCTAAAGATTTTTAACAACCAGGAGTTTGCTGCACTGCTGGCCCAGTCGGTCAATCAGGGGTTTGAGGCAGTCTACCAGCTAACCAGGATGTGCACCATCAGAATGAGTTTCGTCAAAGGCTGGGGGGCAGAGTACAG ACGTCAGACAGTAACCAGCACTCCCTGTTGGATTGAGCTGCATCTCAACGGCCCCCTCCAGTGGTTGGATAAGGTGCTGACCCAGATGGGTTCACCATCAGTGCGCTGCTCCAGTATGTCCTAA
- the smad2 gene encoding mothers against decapentaplegic homolog 2 isoform X3 gives MSSILPFTPPVVKRLLGWKKTPAGNGGAGGGIGGVGEQNGGGQEEKWCEKAVKSLVKKLKKTGQLDELEKAISTQNSNTKCVTIPRSLDGRLQVSHRKGLPHVIYCRLWRWPDLHSHHELRAIDACQYAFNLKKDEVCVNPYHYQRVETPVLPPVLVPRHTEILTELPPLDDFTNSIPENTNFPAGIDPPNNYIPETPPPGYISEDGETSDQQMNQSMETGSPAEMSPSTLSPVSHGLDLQPVTYSEPAFWCSIAYYELNQRVGETFHASQPSLTVDGFTDPSNSERFCLGLLSNVNRNATVEMTRRHIGRGVRLYYIGGEVFAECLSDSAIFVQSPNCNQRYGWHPATVCKIPPGCNLKIFNNQEFAALLAQSVNQGFEAVYQLTRMCTIRMSFVKGWGAEYRRQTVTSTPCWIELHLNGPLQWLDKVLTQMGSPSVRCSSMS, from the exons AtgtcctccatccttcccttcACTCCCCCAGTAGTGAAACGCCTTCTGGGGTGGAAGAAGACTCCGGCCGGGAATGGAGGAGCAGGGGGAGGAATCGGAGGAGTAGGGGAGCAGAACGGAGGAGGGCAGGAGGAGAAATGGTGCGAAAAGGCGGTGAAGAGCTTGgtgaagaagctgaagaagacTGGACAGCTGGATGAGCTGGAGAAAGCCATCAGCACGCAGAACAGCAACACAAAGTGTGTCACTATACCCAG GTCACTGGATGGGCGTCTCCAGGTGTCCCATCGTAAGGGCCTGCCCCACGTCATCTACTGCCGCCTTTGGAGATGGCCTGACCTTCACAGCCACCATGAGCTGAGGGCCATTGATGCCTGCCAGTATGCCTTCAACCTCAAAAAGGACGAAGTGTGTGTCAATCCATACCATTACCAGAGAGTGGAGACGCCTG TGCTGCCTCCAGTGCTGGTGCCACGCCATACAGAGATTCTGACGGAGCTTCCGCCTCTAGACGACTTCACAAACTCCATCCCTGAAAACACCAACTTCCCAGCTGGCATAGACCCTCCTAATAACTATATACCAG agacTCCTCCGCCTGGCTATATAAGTGAAGATGGAGAGACCAGCGACCAGCAGATGAATCAAAGTATGGAAACAG GCTCACCAGCAGAAATGTCACCAAGCACCCTctcacctgtcagtcatggcCTGG accTTCAGCCGGTTACCTACAGTGAACCAGCTTTCTGGTGCTCGATAGCCTACTATGAGCTAAACCAGCGGGTCGGGGAAACATTCCACGCCTCACAGCCATCTCTGACGGTCGATGGCTTCACCGACCCCTCCAACTCTGAGCGCTTCTGTCTAGGGCTTCTCAGCAACGTCAACAGGAATGCAACTGTTGAAATGACAAGGAGACATATag GTCGTGGTGTGAGGTTGTATTACATCGGAGGGGAGGTGTTCGCAGAGTGCCTCAGTGACAGTGCCATTTTTGTCCAGAGTCCCAATTGCAACCAGCGATACGGCTGGCACCCTGCCACAGTTTGCAAGATACCTCCAG gatgtaATCTAAAGATTTTTAACAACCAGGAGTTTGCTGCACTGCTGGCCCAGTCGGTCAATCAGGGGTTTGAGGCAGTCTACCAGCTAACCAGGATGTGCACCATCAGAATGAGTTTCGTCAAAGGCTGGGGGGCAGAGTACAG ACGTCAGACAGTAACCAGCACTCCCTGTTGGATTGAGCTGCATCTCAACGGCCCCCTCCAGTGGTTGGATAAGGTGCTGACCCAGATGGGTTCACCATCAGTGCGCTGCTCCAGTATGTCCTAA
- the smad2 gene encoding mothers against decapentaplegic homolog 2 isoform X1 codes for MSSILPFTPPVVKRLLGWKKTPAGNGGAGGGIGGVGEQNGGGQEEKWCEKAVKSLVKKLKKTGQLDELEKAISTQNSNTKCVTIPSNCSDLWGLGSGHTIEQWDSTGMYGYPDHSRSLDGRLQVSHRKGLPHVIYCRLWRWPDLHSHHELRAIDACQYAFNLKKDEVCVNPYHYQRVETPVLPPVLVPRHTEILTELPPLDDFTNSIPENTNFPAGIDPPNNYIPETPPPGYISEDGETSDQQMNQSMETGSPAEMSPSTLSPVSHGLDLQPVTYSEPAFWCSIAYYELNQRVGETFHASQPSLTVDGFTDPSNSERFCLGLLSNVNRNATVEMTRRHIGRGVRLYYIGGEVFAECLSDSAIFVQSPNCNQRYGWHPATVCKIPPGCNLKIFNNQEFAALLAQSVNQGFEAVYQLTRMCTIRMSFVKGWGAEYRRQTVTSTPCWIELHLNGPLQWLDKVLTQMGSPSVRCSSMS; via the exons AtgtcctccatccttcccttcACTCCCCCAGTAGTGAAACGCCTTCTGGGGTGGAAGAAGACTCCGGCCGGGAATGGAGGAGCAGGGGGAGGAATCGGAGGAGTAGGGGAGCAGAACGGAGGAGGGCAGGAGGAGAAATGGTGCGAAAAGGCGGTGAAGAGCTTGgtgaagaagctgaagaagacTGGACAGCTGGATGAGCTGGAGAAAGCCATCAGCACGCAGAACAGCAACACAAAGTGTGTCACTATACCCAG taattGCTCAGATCTATGGGGTCTAGGCTCAGGCCACACGATAGAGCAGTGGGACTCCACAGGCATGTACGGATACCCTGACCACAGCAG GTCACTGGATGGGCGTCTCCAGGTGTCCCATCGTAAGGGCCTGCCCCACGTCATCTACTGCCGCCTTTGGAGATGGCCTGACCTTCACAGCCACCATGAGCTGAGGGCCATTGATGCCTGCCAGTATGCCTTCAACCTCAAAAAGGACGAAGTGTGTGTCAATCCATACCATTACCAGAGAGTGGAGACGCCTG TGCTGCCTCCAGTGCTGGTGCCACGCCATACAGAGATTCTGACGGAGCTTCCGCCTCTAGACGACTTCACAAACTCCATCCCTGAAAACACCAACTTCCCAGCTGGCATAGACCCTCCTAATAACTATATACCAG agacTCCTCCGCCTGGCTATATAAGTGAAGATGGAGAGACCAGCGACCAGCAGATGAATCAAAGTATGGAAACAG GCTCACCAGCAGAAATGTCACCAAGCACCCTctcacctgtcagtcatggcCTGG accTTCAGCCGGTTACCTACAGTGAACCAGCTTTCTGGTGCTCGATAGCCTACTATGAGCTAAACCAGCGGGTCGGGGAAACATTCCACGCCTCACAGCCATCTCTGACGGTCGATGGCTTCACCGACCCCTCCAACTCTGAGCGCTTCTGTCTAGGGCTTCTCAGCAACGTCAACAGGAATGCAACTGTTGAAATGACAAGGAGACATATag GTCGTGGTGTGAGGTTGTATTACATCGGAGGGGAGGTGTTCGCAGAGTGCCTCAGTGACAGTGCCATTTTTGTCCAGAGTCCCAATTGCAACCAGCGATACGGCTGGCACCCTGCCACAGTTTGCAAGATACCTCCAG gatgtaATCTAAAGATTTTTAACAACCAGGAGTTTGCTGCACTGCTGGCCCAGTCGGTCAATCAGGGGTTTGAGGCAGTCTACCAGCTAACCAGGATGTGCACCATCAGAATGAGTTTCGTCAAAGGCTGGGGGGCAGAGTACAG ACGTCAGACAGTAACCAGCACTCCCTGTTGGATTGAGCTGCATCTCAACGGCCCCCTCCAGTGGTTGGATAAGGTGCTGACCCAGATGGGTTCACCATCAGTGCGCTGCTCCAGTATGTCCTAA